From the genome of Vicia villosa cultivar HV-30 ecotype Madison, WI linkage group LG2, Vvil1.0, whole genome shotgun sequence, one region includes:
- the LOC131651265 gene encoding uncharacterized protein LOC131651265 → MMDFEASDKLKICDGDGNDGNLHDKWIALCAENTLSSDVKELVSTEDFEIEDDDDDDEDDDDDDVALLPRFTPVSSLGTCSDKVEGSVKKRLFDDSDSLHISVKKSKVSLYDDCDEYEDEDGDLLSDRARRLGKSVDRSFSSLKNEIEFVEKAFEECKRKRREEEKRLESVKREIEECSRELVNKKTQFSCVRRINEVHSKLLGKIEECVNDFLLKEIQIHLMECVIEEHKHELKTKETELHQAKEIISKEVELCQVIDEDRGREKEELEALSQKIAECIVERETKEKELDAMKTSIDEQGEVLESERKKLLKVISVRNNCQVQMKEFESMKKRFEDEVKELESTEKQCKRRLEVLRSKEGHLEVRVKALESREKQLEGNVKQFESKIEELGDRMKELESEKKHFENWGNELASKEKQVEERAMQLESKEMRVEEWMIEVVSKEEKFEGQVKELVSKQKHFEIRTEELDSKERQLESRLKEQESKERELEGQVKELESKKAHFEKQVNELESRENRFAGQMKEFESKKKEFEANLNELVKELVSKQKHYDNRTKGLESKEKQLEDRVKEHESKEKDFEDQMKDLETKKKHFKIQVEELKSKETQLKGQVQDEFEGQIKDPASENKQFKSRVKVLECKEKQVEKQMKALQLKEAEFERQVKEFQSKEKLEGQVNDLESKLNKFGGKLKEPELTKKQHEPLIKHFDKGKEPAASYMDDQLSPTMDGTSLQLDTNEKTDGVESLCNDILVYLQELSDPSRTVLNILQNPKVPRCREGDNDVIIDASCICLLEQLMRISPNIKACVREEALKLALGLKANMKGNTENSLVILGFLLILSIYGLLASFNEHEVWELLSFVAHHKIAMKLFETLGFANKVYDFVENLIRRKQVVEAVRFSCAYNLAGKSQLVDMLREHVRNAKLICERSCEKTNSIEIKDKARGQEIASLETVLQCISDNRSLESEDLLDKIHNRILELQAHKRKYCIKLLRGLNLLFVMSELFDKQTSYLLLTLCHMFSSFYNLTMDFEASDVKETVFGDKFESEDNDDVPLSTRILQIASLGKFSSKRDVSGKRLFDNSNSLHIKAKKSKVSTYDDHDKDDIHLSDKIVRPVKSTDKSFSLLRKDLVMLEKIFEEGKRKMREEEKKLQSIKREIEECSRELVTKKKHKVSCVKKIEEACSKMQGKIEECTKELVVKGGQLYLLEDLIGERTEELKTKEIELIKVKGNISKVIELRRVNIGRIDKERGRKEGELEALSQKIAECSLELKAKEKDLDAVNKLIVGQTKQFESEKKKFLQGMFLMKDDRAQMKEFGSMKKQFGCQVKELESKEKQYEGRMEELKSQEKRIEGRVEDLESREKQLQGHMKEFESKQKQFEERAMELETKEMQQEGREKEFESKKEKLKGQERELEFKKEHFESQMKVLESIDNRLVGRVREFESKEREFECKMKELISKQKHLESRLEELKSNEKKLEDRVKEHGSKEREFEVRVKEMESKKNHFETQVKEFESKEREFEGNLNEMLSKLKHCESRMTELDCKARQHEGRTKEHESKVREFDGHVKEFDVRLKEFKSQEDEFEGRVKKFESKEDELEGQIKELESEKKRFMSQAMELESKENQFDTKMKEFQSKEEELEGRVKDIKSKEEELEGRMNELESEKMCFLSQAMELESKENQFDRKLKEFQSKEEEFEGRVKGVKSKEGELEGQVKDIKLKEEELEGRVKELKTEKKHFEMLVKNFKSKEKKYERLWNELELKENKFKVKVKAKLNKIDSQPKEPELSEKQNGVLTKHTVEEKYSATSDQLSAPMDGRGLQLDTNKKTDGVESLCCGVLVNLLESSDPAKFVLDIILNPTIPLCDKKGDHAVIINDSHINLLEQLMTISPYIKPSVRKEALKLALDLKANMKENTENYLAVLGFLLLLSNYRLVTSFIEDEILEHFAFVAHYKKAAKLFRNLGFVNKVSDFVENLIKRKQFVGAVRFSCEYNLADKNRQIDLLQEHVRNAKQICETSCNNSDSIEIKDKARDREIASLETVLQCISDQGLEPKVLFNKEIKYRILELKGYKGS, encoded by the exons ATGATGGATTTTGAGGCTTCCGATAAGCTGAAAATTTGTGATGGTGATGGTAATGATGGGAACTTACATGATAAATGGATCGCATTATGTGCGGAAAATACGTTGTCTTCGGATGTGAAGGAACTTGTTTCTACTGAAGATTTTGaaattgaggatgatgatgatgatgatgaggatgatgatgatgatgatgttgcttTGTTGCCAAGGTTTACTCCGGTTTCGAGTTTGGGAACATGTAGTGATAAAGTTGAGGGTTCTGTTAAGAAGAGGCTGTTTGATGACAGTGATTCCTTGCATATTTCTGTTAAGAAATCAAAGGTGTCATTGTATGATGATTGTGACgaatatgaagatgaagatggtgatctGTTGTCGGATAGAGCTAGAAGGCTGGGAAAATCAGTTGATAGATCATTTTCCTCGTTGAAGAATGaaattgagtttgttgaaaaagcATTTGAGGAATGTAAAAGGAAGAggagagaagaagagaagagatTGGAGTCTGTAAAGAGAGAGATTGAGGAGTGTAGCAGAGAGCTTGTAAATAAGAAGACGCAATTTAGTTGTGTTAGAAGAATTAATGAAGTTCACAGTAAACTGCTGGGAAAGATTGAAGAATGTGTTAATGATTTTCTACTGAAGGAAATACAGATTCATTTGATGGAGTGCGTGATTGAAGAGCACAAGCACGAGCTCAAGACGAAAGAGACGGAACTTCATCAAGCTAAGGAAATCATTTCAAAAGAGGTAGAACTTTGTCAAGTCATTGATGAGGACCGTGGACGGGAAAAAGAGGAACTCGAGGCTCTTTCCCAAAAAATTGCTGAATGTATTGTGGAACGTGAGACCAAAGAGAAGGAACTTGATGCAATGAAAACATCAATTGACGAACAAGGGGAAGTATTAGAATCCGAAAGGAAAAAGTTACTGAAGGTAATTTCAGTAAGGAATAATTGCCAAGTTCAAATGAAGGAGTTTGAGTCAATGAAGAAACGATTTGAAGATGAGGTTAAGGAGCTTGAGTCAACAGAGAAGCAATGTAAAAGACGCTTGGAGGTGCTTCGGTCAAAGGAGGGGCACTTAGAAGTACGAGTAAAGGCATTAGAATCAAGAGAAAAGCAGCTTGAAGGAAATGTGAAGCAGTTTGAATCTAAGATTGAGGAACTTGGAGATCGTATGAAGGAGCTTGAATCAGAAAAGAAGCATTTTGAAAACTGGGGAAATGAACTTGCATCAAAAgagaagcaagttgaagaaaGAGCAATGCAGCTAGAGTCAAAAGAGATGCGAGTTGAAGAGTGGATGATAGAAGTTGTATCTAAGGAAGAGAAATTTGAAGGCCAAGTGAAGGAGTTGGTATCAAAACAGAAGCATTTTGAAATCCGAACAGAGGAGCTTGACTCGAAAGAGAGGCAACTTGAAAGCCGGTTGAAGGAGCAGGAGTCAAAAGAGAGAGAGCTTGAAGGCCAAGTGAAGGAACTGGAATCTAAAAAGGCGCACTTTGAAAAACAAGTCAATGAGTTAGAGTCAAGAGAGAACCGATTTGCAGGACAAATGAAGGAGTTTGAATCCAAAAAGAAGGAATTTGAAGCCAACCTGAatgagttggtaaaggaactggTATCAAAACAGAAGCATTACGATAATCGAACGAAGGGGCTTGAATCTAAAGAGAAGCAACTTGAAGATCGAGTAAAGGAACATGAATCAAAAGAGAAGGACTTTGAAGACCAGATGAAGGATTTGGAAACCAAAAAGAAGCATTTTAAAATCCAAGTGGAGGAGCTTAAATCAAAAGAGACGCAATTGAAAGGACAAGTTCAGGATGAATTTGAAGGACAGATAAAGGACCCGGCATCAGAaaataagcaatttaagagccGAGTGAAGGTGCTCGAATGCAAAGAAAAGCAAGTCGAAAAACAAATGAAGGCACTTCAATTAAAAGAGGCGGAATTTGAAAGGCAAGTCAAGGAATTTCAATCAAAGGAGAAACTTGAAGGACAAGTCAATGATCTGGAGTCAAAGCTAAATAAATTTGGTGGAAAACTTAAGGAGCCTGAGCTGACAAAGAAACAACATGAACCGTTGATAAAACATTTTGATAAGGGAAAAGAGCCAG CGGCATCTTACATGGATGATCAATTAAGTCCTACTATGGATGGAACAAGCTTGCAGTTGGATACAAATGAGAAAACTGATGGAGTTGAGTCACTTTGCAATGACATTTTAGTTTATCTGCAAGAGTTATCAGATCCGTCAAGAACTGTTTTGAATATATTACAGAACCCTAAAGTTCCACGGTGTAGAGAGGGAGATAATGATGTGATTATTGATGCTAGCTGCATCTGTCTGCTAGAGCAACTGATGAGAATCTCACCAAATATCAAAGCTTGTGTTAGAGAAGAAGCATTGAAGCTAGCGCTTGGTTTGAAAGCTAACATGAAAGGAAATACTGAAAATTCGTTGGTGATTCTCGGTTTTTTACTGATTTTGTCCATCTATGGACTGCTTGCTTCTTTCAATGAACATGAGGTTTGGGAGCTCTTGTCATTTGTTGCTCATCACAAGATAGCTATGAAGCTGTTTGAGACTCtgggttttgcaaataaagtttATG ATTTTGTTGAAAATCTTATCAGGAGAAAGCAAGTCGTTGAAGCTGTTAGATTCAGTTGTGCATATAACTTGGCTGGCAAGAGTCAATTAGTTGATATGTTGCGGGAACACGTCCGGAATGCAAAACTGATTTGTGAGAGAAGTTGTGAGAAAACCAACTCCATTGAAATCaag GATAAGGCTAGAGGTCAAGAAATTGCTAGTCTGGAAACTGTTCTACAATGCATTTCAGATAACAGGAGCCTAGAATCTGAAGATCTACTTGACAAGATTCATAATCGGATTCTTGAGCTACAAGCACATAAAAGAAAATA TTGTATAAAATTGCTCAGAGGCTTAAATTTGTTATTTGTCATGTCGGAACTTTTCGATAAGCAAACTAGTTATTTGTTGCTTACTCTCTGTCATAT GTTTTCCAGTTTCTATAACTTAACTATGGATTTTGAGGCTTCTGATGTGAAGGAAACTGTTTTTGGTGACAAATTTGAATCTGAAGATAATGATGATGTTCCTTTGTCAACAAGGATTCTGCAGATTGCGAGTTTGGGAAAATTTAGTAGTAAACGAGATGTGTCTGGTAAAAGGCTATTTGACAACAGCAATTCATTGCATATTAAAGCTAAGAAATCAAAGGTGTCAACATATGATGATCACGATAAAGATGATATTCATTTGTCGGATAAAATTGTGAGGCCGGTAAAATCGACTGATAAGTCGTTTTCTTTGCTGAGGAAAGATCTTGTAATGTTAGAAAAAATATTTGAGGAAGGTAAAAGGAAGATGCGGGAAGAAGAGAAGAAATTGCAGTCTATAAAGAGAGAGATTGAGGAGTGTAGCAGAGAGCTTGTAACTAAGAAGAAGCATAAAGTTAGTTgtgttaaaaaaattgaagaagcTTGCAGCAAAATGCAGGGTAAAATTGAAGAATGTACCAAGGAGTTAGTAGTGAAGGGAGGACAGCTTTATTTGCTAGAGGACTTAATTGGAGAGCGCACGGAAGAGCTCAAGACGAAAGAGATAGAACTCATTAAAGTCAAGGGTAACATTTCAAAAGTAATAGAACTTCGTCGAGTCAATATTGGAAGAATTGACAAGGAACGTGGAAGGAAGGAAGGGGAACTCGAGGCTCTTTCCCAAAAAATTGCTGAATGTAGTTTGGAACTTAAGGCAAAAGAGAAGGACCTTGATGCAGTGAACAAATTAATTGTTGGACAAACAAAACAGTTTGAGTCTGAAAAGAAGAAGTTTCTACAGGGGATGTTTCTAATGAAGGATGATCGCGCTCAAATGAAGGAATTTGGGTCAATGAAGAAGCAATTTGGATGTCAGGTTAAGGAACTTGAGTCCAAAGAGAAGCAGTATGAAGGACGGATGGAGGAGCTTAAGTCACAGGAGAAGCGCATTGAAGGAAGAGTTGAGGATTTGGAATCAAGAGAAAAGCAGCTTCAAGGACATATGAAGGAGTTTGAATCAAAACAGAAGCAATTTGAAGAACGGGCAATGGAGCTAGAAACAAAAGAGATGCAACAGGAAGGCCGGGAGAAGGAGTTTGAATCGAAAAAGGAGAAATTAAAAGGCCAAGAGAGGGAGCTGGAATTTAAAAAGGAGCACTTTGAAAGCCAAATGAAGGTGTTAGAGTCGATAGATAACCGACTTGTAGGCCGAGTGAGGGAGTTTGAGTCAAAGGAAAGGGAGTTTGAATGTAAAATGAAAGAGTTGATATCGAAACAGAAGCATTTGGAAAGCCGATTAGAGGAGCTTAAGTCAAATGAAAAGAAGCTTGAAGACCGAGTGAAGGAGCATGGCTCAaaagaaagagagtttgaagtCCGTGTGAAGGAGATGGAATCTAAAAAGAACCACTTTGAAACACAGGTGAAGGAATTTGAATCAAAAGAAAGGGAGTTTGAAGGAAATCTGAATGAGATGCTATCTAAACTGAAGCATTGTGAAAGCCGGATGACAGAGCTTGATTGCAAAGCGAGGCAGCATGAAGGCCGAACGAAGGAACATGAATCAAAAGTGAGAGAATTTGATGGCCATGTGAAGGAATTTGATGTCCGGTTGAAGGAGTTTAAATCACAAGAGGATGAATTTGAAGGCCGGGTGAAGAAGTTTGAATCAAAAGAGGATGAATTGGAAGGCCAGATTAAGGAGTTGGAATCAGAAAAGAAGCGTTTCATGAGTCAAGCGATGGAGCTCGaatcaaaagaaaatcaatttgACACAAAAATGAAAGAGTTTCAATCAAAAGAGGAGGAACTTGAAGGTCGAGTGAAGGACATTAAATCAAAAGAGGAGGAACTTGAAGGCCGGATGAATGAGTTGGAATCGGAAAAGATGTGTTTCTTGAGTCAAGCGATGGAGCTCGAATCAAAAGAAAATCAGTTTGACAGAAAATTGAAAGAGTTTCAATCAAAAGAGGAGGAATTTGAAGGTCGAGTGAAGGGCGTTAAATCAAAAGAGGGGGAACTTGAAGGCCAAGTGAAGGACATTAAATTAAAGGAGGAGGAACTCGAAGGTCGAGTTAAGGAGCTCAAAACAGAAAAGAAGCATTTTGAAATGCTAGTTAAAAACTTCAAATCAAAAGAGAAGAAATATGAAAGATTGTGGAACGaacttgaattaaaagaaaataagttcAAAGTAAAGGTGAAGGCAAAGCTGAATAAAATAGATAGTCAACCAAAGGAGCCTGAGTTGTCAGAGAAACAAAATGGAGTTTTAACAAAACATACTGTTGAAGAAAAATACTCGG CTACATCGGATCAATTAAGTGCTCCTATGGATGGAAGAGGATTGCAGTTGGACACAAATAAGAAAACTGATGGGGTTGAGTCACTTTGCTGTGGTGTTTTAGTAAATCTGCTAGAATCATCAGATCCAGCAAAATTTGTTTTGGATATAATACTGAACCCCACTATTCCACTTTGTGATAAGAAAGGAGACCATGCTGTGATTATTAATGATAGCCACATCAATCTGCTAGAACAACTGATGACAATCTCACCATATATCAAACCTAGTGTACGAAAAGAAGCATTGAAGCTAGCACTCGATTTGAAAGCTAACATGAAGGAAAATACTGAAAATTATTTGGCGGTTCttggttttcttctccttttgtcAAATTATAGATTGGTTACTTCTTTTATTGAAGATGAAATTTTGGAGCATTTTGCATTTGTTGCTCATTACAAGAAGGCTGCAAAGCTGTTTAGGAACCTTGGCTTTGTGAATAAAGTTTCTG ATTTTGTTGAGAATCTTATCAAGAGAAAGCAATTTGTTGGAGCTGTTAGATTCAGTTGTGAATATAACTTGGCTGACAAGAATCGACAAATTGATCTCTTGCAAGAACACGTCCGGAATGCCAAACAGATATGTGAGACCAGTTGCAACAACAGCGACTCCATTGAAATCaag GATAAGGCGAGAGATCGAGAAATCGCTAGTCTGGAAACTGTTCTACAGTGCATTTCAGATCAAGGCCTAGAACCTAAGGTTCTGTTTAACAAGGAGATTAAATATCGCATTCTTGAGCTAAAAGGATATAAAGGCAGTTAG
- the LOC131651266 gene encoding uncharacterized protein LOC131651266, whose product MVKRGRGRPKTAVPPSPRIPTTPASQPVVVTPTRTEEVTKPENTVKAPETETLIEKNDSPKLWVDILNENRNPTKGDFDVEIEDEDVSSKLQFWENTFVLYGLGEDLSMNVVKNFMAKTWNFVTLPDMYYHEDGYFLLRFKSHDDMDAVMMKGPYTLRNIPLIIKEWRPDYNVKEDLLRTLPIWIKLPKLPLHLWGARCLNKIGSLLGIPLVTDECTTHKLRVSYARILVEVDITRKLIDEINIKDLEGRKLKQPIEYEWRPKFCDKCQRVGHQCGAEVQKKVWRPKPPPETKEQVQVNTTPTNVENTQGEELKWTTVAKTNGDRGKKKIIYPDPNNDIACDNGFDVLGILNDPLVIIGSTS is encoded by the exons ATGGTGAAGAGGGGACGAGGGCGTCCGAAGACCGCGGTACCGCCGTCACCACGAATCCCTACCACACCGGCGAGTCAACCGGTTGTAGTCACTCCCACACGCACTGAAGAAGTCACGAAGCCTGAGAATACTGTGAAAGCCCCGGAGACGGAAACCCTAATTGAGAAGAACGATTCACCAAAGTTGTGGGTTGATATCCTCAATGAGAACCGAAACCCGACTAAAG GGGATTTTGATGTTGAAATTGAAGACGAAGATGTTTCATCGAAGCTTCAATTTTGGGAAAACACTTTTGTGTTATATGGATTGGGTGAAGACCTCAGCATGAATGTGGTAAAGAACTTCATGGCGAAGACCTGGAATTTCGTTACGCTGCCCGACATGTACTACCATGAAGATGGATACTTCCTGCTTCGATTCAAAAGTCACGATGATATGGATGCTGTGATGATGAAGGGCCCATATACATTGCGAAACATCCCCCTCATTATTAAAGAATGGAGGCCAGACTATAATGTTAAAGAGGATCTACTCAGAACACTTCCTATTTGGATCAAACTACCAAAGCTCCCTCTCCACCTGTGGGGAGCACGATGCCTGAACAAGATAGGAAGCTTGCTTGGAATTCCATTGGTAACTGATGAATGTACGACACATAAGCTACGAGTGTCCTATGCTCGGATCTTAGTGGAAGTTGACATCACAAGGAAGCTGATTGATGAAATAAACATTAAGGATCTCGAAGGGAGGAAGCTGAAGCAGCCCATTGAGTATGAGTGGCGCCCAAAATTCTGTGACAAATGCCAAAGGGTTGGACATCAATGTGGAGCTGAGGTTCAGAAGAAAGTGTGGAGGCCTAAACCCCCACCTGAGACTAAGGAACAGGTTCAGGTTAATACCACCCCTACCAATGTGGAGAACACACAGGGAGAGGAGCTGAAATGGACAACTGTGGCAAAGACTAATGGTGATAGAGGTAAGAAAAAGATCATCTATCCTGATCCTAATAATGATATAGCTTGTGATAATGGTTTTGATGTGCTAGGGATTTTGAATGATCCTCTAGTCATCATAGGAAGCACATCATGA